The Mercurialis annua linkage group LG8, ddMerAnnu1.2, whole genome shotgun sequence genome window below encodes:
- the LOC126659679 gene encoding chalcone isomerase-like protein 2 isoform X2: MVDDVPFPPQITIIKPLSLLAHGITDIEIHFLQIKFTAIGVYLDPQILVHLQQWKGQSGNQLAQDDAFFDALIAAPVEKLVRVVVIKEIKGSQYGVQLESAVRDRLAEVDKYEDEEEEALEGVIQFFQSKFLSKDSVITFHFVPTSPATAQIGFRTQGKEESKIKVENANVVEMMMKWYLGGPRAVSPTTLSSLANTLSAQFSN; encoded by the exons ATGGTTGATGATGTCCCTTTTCCTCCACAGATCACAATCATCAAGCCTTTATCTCTGCTTGCTCATG GAATCACAGACATTGAAATTCACTTTCTCCAGATCAAGTTCACAGCCATTGGAGTTTACTTAGACCCTCAAATACTGGTGCATTTGCAACAATGGAAGGGCCAATCTGGAAATCAACTGGCTCAAGATGATGCCTTTTTTGATGCTCTGATTGctg CTCCTGTTGAGAAATTGGTGAGAGTAGTGGTGATAAAGGAAATAAAAGGGTCACAATACGGAGTTCAGCTAGAGAGTGCAGTGAGGGACAGGCTTGCAGAGGTTGATAAATATGAAGATGAGGAAGAAGAAGCCCTGGAGGGAGTCATTCAATTCTTTCAGTCCAAATTCTTGAGCAAAGACTCCGTCATAACTTTCCATTTCGTACCAACTTCACCTGCAACGGCTCAG ATAGGGTTTCGCACACAGGGAAAAGAAGAGTCGAAGATAAAGGTGGAGAATGCAAATGTGGTGGAGATGATGATGAAATGGTACTTAGGCGGACCTCGGGCTGTCTCTCCTACTACTCTCTCTTCCCTCGCCAATACTCTTTCTGCTCAATTCTCCAACTAA
- the LOC126660354 gene encoding probable LRR receptor-like serine/threonine-protein kinase IRK — MVKTKEFLGILALLVLVSQCVGTLTPSLNDDVLGLIVFKADLQDPKGKLSSWNQDDDTACNWIGVKCNPRSNRVTDLTLEGYSLSGRIGRGLLQLQFLNHLSLARNNLTGTISPNLARLANLRTIDLSDNSLSGTIPDEFFKQCGSLRAISLANNKFSSKIPASLSSCATLASINLSSNQFSGSLPAGIWGLTALRSLDLSDNFLEGEIPKGIQVLNNLRGINLSKNHFTGIIPDGIGSCMLLRSIDLSENSLSGELPQTMQKLSLCSSLSLSNNLLTGEVPNWIGEMKRLETLDLSGNKFTGQVPNSIGNLQALKVLNFSANGLSGSLPESMSSCGSLLALDFSRNSMNGDLPEWIFGSGFEKVMHLESKLGGSFNTASKLQILDLSENQFSGKISSSIGVLSSLQLLNLSGNSLEGPIPETIGNLTELEVLDLSENQLNESIPLQIGDAISLKELRLESNILSGQIPSSVGNCSSLTTLILSHNSLTGPLPAAIAKVTSLQVVDLSFNSLHGSLPKQLANLPNLLSFNISHNQLQGELPAGGFFNTISPFSVTGNPSLCGAAVNKSCPAVLPKPIVLNPNSSSDSASGEILQDIGHKRIILSISALIAIGAAAVIVVGVIAITVLNLRVRPSTSPSAAELTLSAGDDFSCSPTTDANSGKLVMFSGDPDFSTGAHALLNKDCELGRGGFGAVYRTVVGDGHPVAIKKLTVSSLVKSQDDFEREVKKLGKVRHQNLVALEGYYWTPSLQLLIYEFVSGGSLYKHLHEGSGGHYLSWNERFNIILGTAKSLAHLHQSNIIHYNIKSSNVLIDSSGEPKVGDFGLARLLPMLDRYVLSSKIQSALGYMAPEFACRTVKITEKCDVYGFGVLVLEIVTGKRPVEYMEDDVVVLCDMVRGALEEGKVEDCIDERLQGRFPADEVVPVIKLGLICTSQVPSNRPDMGEVVNILELIKCPSEGQDELV; from the exons ATGGTGAAAACAAAAGAATTTCTGGGCATATTAGCATTGCTGGTTTTGGTTTCTCAGTGTGTGGGAACTCTAACCCCATCTCTTAACGATGATGTGTTGGGTCTAATTGTGTTTAAAGCAGACCTTCAAGATCCAAAAGGAAAGCTTTCGTCATGGAACCAAGATGATGACACTGCTTGTAACTGGATTGGAGTCAAATGCAACCCAAGATCCAACAGGGTCACTGACCTCACTCTTGAAGGCTACTCTCTGTCTGGTCGGATCGGACGTGGCCTCCTACAGCTCCAGTTTCTTAACCACCTTTCACTTGCAAGAAACAACCTCACTGGCACTATTAGTCCTAATCTTGCTCGTCTTGCCAACCTTAGAACCATTGATTTGAGTGACAACAGTCTCTCTGGGACTATCCCAGATGAGTTTTTCAAGCAATGTGGCTCTTTGAGAGCTATTTCATTGGCTAACAACAAGTTTTCAAGCAAGATTCCAGCTTCTTTGAGCTCATGTGCTACTCTTGCTTCTATAAACTTGAGCTCCAATCAGTTTTCGGGTTCTTTGCCTGCTGGGATTTGGGGTTTAACTGCTCTAAGGTCCCTTGACTTGTCTGATAATTTCTTGGAAGGTGAGATTCCTAAAGGAATTCAAGTGTTGAACAACTTGAGAGGCATTAACCTGAGTAAAAATCACTTTACTGGGATCATTCCTGATGGAATTGGAAGCTGTATGCTGTTGAGGTCCATTGATTTAAGTGAGAATTCACTTTCTGGCGAGCTTCCACAAACAATGCAGAAGCTTAGCTTGTGCAGCTCTTTGAGCTTGAGCAATAACTTGTTAACTGGTGAAGTTCCAAACTGGATTGGAGAAATGAAACGCCTCGAAACTTTAGATCTTTCTGGGAATAAATTCACTGGCCAGGTCCCAAATTCTATTGGGAATCTTCAGGCGCTCAAGGTGTTGAATTTTTCAGCTAATGGCTTGAGTGGGAGCCTGCCGGAATCAATGTCCAGCTGTGGAAGTCTTTTGGCTTTGGATTTCAGCAGAAACTCTATGAATGGGGACCTTCCTGAGTGGATTTTTGGCTCAGGTTTTGAAAAGGTTATGCATTTGGAGAGCAAGCTTGGTGGGAGTTTCAACACAGCTTCAAAGCTCCAAATTTTGGATCTTTCAGAGAATCAGTTTTCTGGTAAAATTTCTTCTTCCATAGGAGTTTTGAGCAGCCTGCAGTTGTTGAATCTATCAGGGAACTCTCTTGAGGGTCCTATTCCAGAAACTATTGGAAACTTGACGGAATTGGAAGTTCTTGATTTGAGTGAGAATCAGTTAAATGAGAGTATTCCCCTACAAATTGGAGATGCTATTTCTTTAAAGGAACTGAGGCTGGAGAGTAACATACTCTCAGGGCAAATTCCTAGCTCGGTTGGGAACTGTTCTTCACTAACAACATT AATCCTTTCCCATAACAGCTTGACTGGACCATTACCTGCAGCAATAGCAAAAGTTACTAGCCTACAAGTTGTGGACTTGTCTTTTAACAGCCTCCATGGCAGCCTACCCAAGCAGCTGGCTAATCTTCCCAACCTGTTATCCTTCAACATTTCCCACAACCAGTTGCAAGGTGAACTGCCTGCTGGTGGCTTCTTTAACACCATATCACCATTCTCTGTCACTGGCAATCCATCCCTCTGTGGTGCTGCAGTCAACAAGTCCTGCCCTGCAGTCCTTCCCAAACCTATTGTTctgaatccaaactcttcatCCGACTCTGCTTCTGGTGAGATTCTCCAAGATATTGGTCACAAAAGAATCATCCTAAGCATATCCGCTCTTATTGCTATTGGTGCAGCTGCTGTTATTGTTGTTGGTGTCATTGCTATCACCGTCCTTAACCTTCGTGTTCGGCCGTCAACCTCTCCATCTGCAGCTGAATTGACATTATCTGCAGGAGATGATTTTAGCTGTTCCCCCACCACAGACGCCAATTCTGGCAAGCTTGTCATGTTTTCAGGTGACCCTGATTTCAGCACCGGAGCTCATGCTCTGCTCAATAAGGATTGTGAACTTGGCCGTGGTGGATTTGGAGCAGTCTATCGGACAGTTGTTGGGGATGGACATCCGGTTGCCATCAAGAAGCTCACTGTCTCAAGTCTTGTTAAGTCCCAAGATGATTTTGAAAGAGAGGTTAAGAAATTGGGAAAAGTTAGACACCAAAATCTTGTGGCACTTGAAGGATATTACTGGACCCCATCCTTGCAGCTTCTAATATATGAATTTGTCTCCGGTGGTAGTTTGTATAAGCATCTCCATGAAGGCTCGGGCGGTCATTACCTTTCTTGGAATGAGAGGTTTAACATAATTCTCGGAACAGCGAAAAGTTTGGCTCATTTGCACCAATCGAACATCATCCACtacaacataaaatcaagtaaTGTCCTTATTGATAGTTCGGGTGAACCAAAAGTTGGAGATTTTGGCCTGGCAAGGTTGTTGCCTATGTTAGACCGCTATGTCTTAAGCAGCAAGATTCAGAGCGCACTAGGCTACATGGCGCCTGAATTTGCTTGTAGAACAGTTAAGATAACTGAGAAATGTGATGTTTATGGGTTTGGGGTTTTGGTTCTGGAGATTGTTACCGGAAAAAGACCCGTTGAGTACATGGAAGATGATGTGGTGGTGCTTTGCGACATGGTCCGAGGAGCACTGGAGGAAGGAAAGGTGGAAGATTGTATTGATGAAAGGCTCCAAGGGAGATTTCCAGCTGATGAAGTTGTTCCAGTGATAAAATTAGGCTTGATCTGCACTTCACAGGTGCCATCGAACCGGCCAGATATGGGCGAGGTAGTAAATATATTGGAGCTCATCAAATGCCCTTCAGAAGGACAGGATGAGTTGGTATGA
- the LOC126660197 gene encoding uncharacterized protein LOC126660197, with product MKNQDDLGLPGSDSKAVKGKRICYELGQKQESASKRIKIRDLDSVLKSQETSTHHVKVRQACDQFQLGEKIAQITNVPITVDMAASQLEASGRTVLAVEVNPSNRSLDLNSEACIATISSGDGSSERTENCDKVPSLIKRGRKPDEKCVPSGGIELDLNEEDVTSSVNQDFPFTGKNLDQLKLKRDLSECGSTTGPLEVKDPLELWTEMKQNGFLSSSHGGISFQTGLFSSSHGGIPMPKQRGRKSRNDVLKKKMEIAKQEQVDRFTKIAAPSGLLNGLNPGIINHVRNKKQVHSIIEALVRSEKDQNTHVETKQESRLKTETQEMRNMIDSGLHRLGVSQGSGCSAILSGSKQIGGYSLISGEGDFSMIDKMYGRNSISHSTAVIDGDISALKLSTSTNALEEFSIVPNEDSTNGNSISSLSVRAASVASQWLELLHQDIKGRLSALRRSKKRVRAVITTELPFLLSKEFPSNQENDPHIMTNSSEGLSNNTISAMHQARWTTFFDQMDKALSEEEKQLESWLNQVKEMQLHCDQGLQNFNWNAMFGFQQHETSETYTRIGKADNAEKELAVRAAAASIYSTCSLLIKKENVSCF from the exons ATGAAGAACCAAGACGATTTAGGTTTACCCGGATCTGATTCTAAG GCGGTTAAAGGGAAGCGAATTTGTTATGAATTGGGTCAGAAACAAGAAAGTGCTTCTAAGCGGATTAAAATTAGAGATCTTGATTCTGTTTTGAAGTCTCAAG AAACGAGCACCCATCATGTAAAAGTCAGACAAGCTTGTGACCAATTTCAGTTGGGTGAAAAAATAGCACAAATTACCAACGTTCCTATAACCGTGGACATGGCTGCTTCTCAACTAGAAGCAAGTGGGAGGACCGTGTTAGCGGTTGAGGTCAATCCTAGCAATAGGTCGCTGGATCTCAATAGTGAAGCTTGTATTGCTACTATTTCATCTGGTGATGGTAGTTCAGAACGCACTGAGAACTGTGACAAAGTTCCCTCGCTCATTAAGCGTGGTAGAAAACCTGACGAGAAATGTGTGCCGTCTGGGGGGATTGAATTGGATCTAAATGAAGAAGATGTTACTAGCTCTGTGAACCAGGATTTTCCATTTACTGGCAAAAATCTTGACCAGTTGAAGTTGAAAAGGGACCTTTCTGAATGTGGTAGTACAACAGGTCCACTGGAGGTGAAAGATCCTTTGGAACTTTGGACAGAGATGAAGCAAAATGGTTTTCTCTCATCTTCTCATGGGGGCATTTCGTTTCAAACTGGTCTATTCTCATCTTCACATGGAGGGATACCAATGCCAAAACAACGTGGAAGGAAAAGCAGAAATGATGTTCTTAAGAAAAAGATGGAGATTGCAAAACAAGAACAAGTTGATAGATTCACAAAAATTGCTGCACCGAGTGGACTTTTAAATGGATTGAACCCTGGAATTATAAATCATGTAAGGAACAAAAAGCAAGTTCATTCGATTATAGAGGCCTTAGTTAGGTCTGAAAAGGATCAGAACACTCATGTTGAAACCAAACAAGAAAGCCGTTTGAAAACTGAAACACAAGAAATGAGAAATATGATTGATTCTGGATTACATCGACTCGGTGTTTCTCAAGGAAGTGGGTGTTCAGCTATTTTATCTGGGAGCAAGCAAATTGGAGGGTATAGTTTAATAAGCGGAGAGGGTGACTTCAGCATGATAGACAAGATGTATGGTAGAAATTCTATCTCACACTCTACTGCTGTCATCGATGGTGATATTTCAGCACTGAAGTTATCAACATCAACCAACGCACTAGAGGAGTTTAGCATTGTTCCTAACGAGGATTCAACAAATGGAAATAGCATTTCTTCTCTTTCAGTGAGAG CCGCTAGTGTTGCTTCTCAATGGCTAGAACTTCTTCATCAAGACATTAAAGGACGCCTCTCAG CCTTGCGGCGGAGTAAAAAGAGAGTCCGAGCTGTAATCACAACAGAATTGCCCTTCTTACTATCAAAAGAATTTCCATCCAACCAAGAGAATGATCCCCATATTATGACAAACTCATCTGAAGGACTCTCTAATAACACAATATCGGCCATGCATCAAGCAAGATGGACCACATTTTTTGATCAGATGGATAAAGCACTCTCTGAAGAAGAGAAACAACTT GAAAGTTGGTTAAACCAAGTAAAAGAAATGCAACTACATTGTGATCAGGGGCTGCAAAACTTCAATTGGAATGCGATGTTTGGTTTTCAACAGCATGAAACATCAGAAACTTACACCAG AATTGGGAAAGCAGACAATGCCGAGAAGGAATTGGCGGTTAGAGCAGCTGCAGCTTCCATCTATTCAACCTGCAGTCTATTGATTAAAAAGGAGAATGTATCTTGCTTTTGA
- the LOC126659616 gene encoding uncharacterized protein LOC126659616, with protein MASLHCQQNFNFFAGNHSPSDNAVNPPSSVPMISREFDVSKWNQWRVSSSSATTTSSIKPRIGIQKRSKKFTGGDNNRQNDGNNGIVYEKLDQWMENSVVEIVKNLKEAPLLVQVYDKTGDSDTDTTTLKTEKSVEEENWGAAVEGWAKKEAPLPEGVIFVEQLDKEESEEEITRAWGVVVQGKGAECGPVCYLLKTSRVGSGAGLCCTHYCLMRVESFRESASSQLKNCWLIQG; from the coding sequence ATGGCATCGCTTCATTGCCAACAGAATTTCAATTTCTTCGCCGGAAATCATTCTCCGTCCGATAACGCTGTTAATCCTCCTTCTTCAGTTCCGATGATCTCACGCGAATTTGATGTTTCAAAATGGAATCAATGGAGGGTTTCCTCTTCTTCTGCAACCACAACATCGTCGATCAAACCGCGAATCGGTATCCAAAAGCGGAGCAAGAAGTTCACCGGCGGCGACAATAACCGACAAAACGACGGTAATAACGGTATTGTTTATGAAAAACTGGATCAATGGATGGAGAATTCGGTGGTGGAGATTGTCAAGAATTTAAAAGAAGCGCCTTTGTTAGTTCAGGTGTACGATAAAACAGGCGATTCCGATACGGATACGACGACGTTGAAGACGGAGAAGTCGGTGGAGGAGGAAAACTGGGGAGCGGCGGTGGAAGGATGGGCGAAAAAGGAGGCGCCGTTGCCGGAAGGGGTTATATTTGTGGAGCAATTGGATAAAGAAGAGAGCGAGGAGGAGATAACGAGGGCGTGGGGTGTGGTGGTGCAAGGGAAAGGGGCGGAATGTGGGCCAGTTTGTTATTTGTTGAAGACGAGTCGAGTTGGGTCGGGTGCGGGTTTGTGTTGTACGCATTATTGTTTGATGAGAGTTGAGAGTTTTAGAGAGTCTGCTTCGTCTCAGCTTAAAAATTGCTGGTTGATCCAAGGGTAG
- the LOC126659679 gene encoding chalcone isomerase-like protein 2 isoform X1: MGTEVVMVDDVPFPPQITIIKPLSLLAHGITDIEIHFLQIKFTAIGVYLDPQILVHLQQWKGQSGNQLAQDDAFFDALIAAPVEKLVRVVVIKEIKGSQYGVQLESAVRDRLAEVDKYEDEEEEALEGVIQFFQSKFLSKDSVITFHFVPTSPATAQIGFRTQGKEESKIKVENANVVEMMMKWYLGGPRAVSPTTLSSLANTLSAQFSN; the protein is encoded by the exons A TGGGAACTGAAGTTGTTATGGTTGATGATGTCCCTTTTCCTCCACAGATCACAATCATCAAGCCTTTATCTCTGCTTGCTCATG GAATCACAGACATTGAAATTCACTTTCTCCAGATCAAGTTCACAGCCATTGGAGTTTACTTAGACCCTCAAATACTGGTGCATTTGCAACAATGGAAGGGCCAATCTGGAAATCAACTGGCTCAAGATGATGCCTTTTTTGATGCTCTGATTGctg CTCCTGTTGAGAAATTGGTGAGAGTAGTGGTGATAAAGGAAATAAAAGGGTCACAATACGGAGTTCAGCTAGAGAGTGCAGTGAGGGACAGGCTTGCAGAGGTTGATAAATATGAAGATGAGGAAGAAGAAGCCCTGGAGGGAGTCATTCAATTCTTTCAGTCCAAATTCTTGAGCAAAGACTCCGTCATAACTTTCCATTTCGTACCAACTTCACCTGCAACGGCTCAG ATAGGGTTTCGCACACAGGGAAAAGAAGAGTCGAAGATAAAGGTGGAGAATGCAAATGTGGTGGAGATGATGATGAAATGGTACTTAGGCGGACCTCGGGCTGTCTCTCCTACTACTCTCTCTTCCCTCGCCAATACTCTTTCTGCTCAATTCTCCAACTAA
- the LOC126660198 gene encoding uncharacterized protein LOC126660198 has protein sequence MWGHKFDYYLSMSASTSAIVKMSVVNVEDCNPPTTTETTKKKQSKPKKKKTFDFANVLFAHGFTNHLSPQISPSPSPQPAVVITDERCLNSSATICHDLHTLTACFNGPSSGSVDSFLLVQNDGEDFLRVNITILDIDTTIPEIQVSKHQGKKIKIVANVEGSPSIILNAGYGKCVIPIGSAGRYSQYYKQYVSHLSPKYGAYFLFFTFLIAGGAWACCKIGKKDAIEYQELEMAKTEVVSGSANDEEMGEGWNGDWDDEWGEEEDEAKSPNGHPTENVTSNSKTSDKNGWGNEWDD, from the exons ATGTGGGGTCATAAGTTTGACTATTATCTATCCATGTCAGCATCCACGTCGGCAATAGTGAAAATGAGTGTGGTGAATGTAGAGGATTGCAACCCACCCACTACTACGGAGACTACAAAGAAGAAGCAGAGTAAacccaagaagaagaagacttTTGACTT TGCTAATGTGTTATTCGCCCATGGCTTTACCAATCATTTGTCTCCACAG ATTTCTCCATCCCCTAGTCCACAGCCAGCTGTTGTAATAACTGATGAAAGGTGTCTGAATTCCTCCGCAACAATTTGTCATGATCTCCATACATTGACTGCTTGCTTTAATGGTCCATCTTCTG GTTCGGTGGATTCATTTCTTCTTGTCCAGAATGATGGAGAGGACTTTCTTCGAGTAAATATTACAATCTTGGACATCGACACCACTATTCCAGAGATACAAGTATCCAAACACCAAGGCAAAAAG ATCAAAATCGTGGCAAATGTTGAAGGAAGTCCATCTATCATACTAAATGCTGGATATGGGAAATGCGTAATCCCAATTGGATCAGCGGGGCGATATAGCCAATATTATAAGCAATATGTGTCTCATTTATCTCCAAAATATGGTGCCTATTTCTTGTTTTTCACATTTCTGATTGCTGGAGGGGCATGGGCCTGCTGTAAGATTGGCAAAAAAGACGCAATCGAATATCAGGAGCTTGAAATGGCGAAAACTGAAGTAGTCTCTGGCTCCGCTAATGATGAAGAAATGGGAGAAGGATGGAATGGAGATTGGGATGATGAGTGGggggaagaagaagatgaggCAAAATCGCCAAACGGACACCCGACAGAAAATGTTACATCCAACTCTAAAACTTCTGATAAGAATGGATGGGGAAATGAGTGGGATGATTAG
- the LOC126660199 gene encoding U-box domain-containing protein 62-like gives MSAENLSLNGLNTQIVFSDDPLRFNGGPPTRRVGVGDDPVPKTTTRELAGFIDEKLFSSSSNSAAAAVTSDRFFSTGHDFPRNMYRENRSWNGDGNGHGTSGDSEDDEDDDMDEDDDEVEGGGDIGNSNGNKSNNNNTATNNTATTSTSNASAGENADKIIGNGNGKPNQHSSFGEVTVVKDGSGIGGHPGNNRNNIGVTVAERDGELYYPQYLQSNEGSGGKDMGFVENGCGFSGRKEGPSFSCESGDSLRAILSDPLTGTLMDDAMILPCGHSFGAGGIQHVMRMKVCYACSQSVTEDLIAPNLSLRAAVQAFRREEELQFYRSSKRKREKFDQGGFGDSTAIDTPRGRGVQFPFAVTDRVIIKGNKRTPQRFVGREAVVTTQCLNGWYVVKTLDNAESVKLQYRSLAKFAEDDPSTKAMASKMPPNWL, from the exons ATGTCAGCAGAGAATCTCTCTCTAAACGGTCTGAACACTCAAATTGTATTCTCAGACGATCCTTTACGTTTCAATGGCGGGCCTCCAACTCGCCGGGTCGGAGTCGGCGACGATCCGGTTCCTAAAACCACAACCCGAGAGCTTGCCGGATTCATCGACGAGAAGCTGTTCTCTTCTTCCTCCAACTCGGCTGCTGCTGCCGTCACAAGCGACCGTTTTTTCTCCACCGGTCATGATTTCCCGCGCAATATGTACCGGGAAAATCGGAGCTGGAATGGGGACGGGAACGGACACGGAACTAGCGGTGATAGTGAggatgatgaagatgatgacatggatgaagatgatgatgaggTGGAGGGTGGTGGTGATATTGGTAACAGTAACGGTAATAaaagtaataacaataacacTGCCACTAATAATACTGCTACTACTAGTACTAGCAATGCTTCTGCTGGTGAGAATGCTGATAAGATTatcggaaacggaaacggaaaGCCAAACCAACATTCTTCTTTCG GGGAAGTGACGGTGGTGAAAGATGGAAGTGGAATTGGAGGGCATCCTGGGaataatagaaataatatcGGGGTGACGGTAGCTGAACGAGATGGGGAGCTTTATTATCCACAGTATTTGCAATCAAATGAAGGGTCTGGCGGGAAAGATATGGGTTTTGTAGAGAATGGTTGTGGTTTTAGTGGAAGAAAAGAAGGTCCCTCCTTTTCATGTGAGTCTGGTGATTCTTTGAGAGCCATTCTATCTGACCCTCTCAC GGGAACTCTAATGGATGATGCTATGATATTGCCATGCGGACATTCTTTTGGTGCTGGTGGAATCCAACACGTTATGAGAATG AAAGTTTGTTACGCTTGTTCACAATCAGTAACCGAAGACTTAATCGCTCCTAATCTTT CTCTCAGAGCTGCAGTGCAGGCATTCCGCCGTGAAGAGGAGTTACAATTTTATCGCTCATCcaaaagaaagagagagaagtTTGACCAG GGTGGGTTTGGCGATTCAACTGCAATCGATACCCCAAGGGGTCGAGGTGTTCAGTTCCCGTTTGCTGTGACAGATCGTGTTATTATAAAG GGAAACAAGAGGACACCTCAGCGCTTTGTGGGACGTGAGGCTGTTGTCACAACACAGTGTTTAAATGGAtg GTATGTGGTGAAGACACTGGATAATGCAGAGAGTGTCAAGTTGCAGTATCGTTCACTGGCCAAATTTGCAGAAGATGACCCTTCCACGAAAGCTATGGCCAGTAAGATGCCCCCAAACTGGCTCTAG